The Elusimicrobiota bacterium genome has a window encoding:
- a CDS encoding DegT/DnrJ/EryC1/StrS family aminotransferase, protein MRYAFYDEKKTRRALARFVLRAPRLSIGAQCAGFERDFALWQGRRSAVLFNSGAGANLALLQALRNLGRLRAGDAVGFSALTWSTNVMPILQMGLVPVAVDCSAATLNVMASDLRARLRTTRLKALFLTNALGFTGDLDRVRALCRREGVLLLEDNCESLGTRLPSGLAGNFGLASTFSFYVGHHMSTIEGGMACTDDPELGEMLRIVRANGWDRNLAAPAQRRWRRRHRVLDEFQAKYAFYDLGFNLRPTEVTGFLGRLQLRSLRANVLRRERNYLRLEKTLRANPDFLPLEHGHVRTLSSFCLPVLCRRPALRPKYLRRLEAAGVEVRPIIAGNIQKQPFYGKYVRRRYPLPGADLIHACGFYVGNYPELTERDLRVLERCLS, encoded by the coding sequence ATGCGCTACGCTTTCTACGACGAGAAGAAGACCCGCCGGGCGCTGGCGCGTTTCGTGCTGAGGGCTCCGCGTCTGAGCATCGGCGCGCAGTGCGCGGGCTTCGAGCGGGACTTCGCCCTCTGGCAGGGCCGCCGCTCCGCCGTGCTCTTCAACAGCGGCGCGGGCGCGAACCTCGCCCTGCTCCAGGCCCTGCGCAACCTCGGGCGCCTGCGCGCGGGCGACGCCGTGGGGTTCTCGGCGCTGACCTGGTCGACCAACGTCATGCCCATCCTCCAGATGGGTCTGGTCCCCGTCGCGGTGGATTGCTCGGCCGCCACCCTCAACGTCATGGCCTCCGACCTGCGCGCGCGTCTGCGCACGACGCGCCTGAAGGCCCTCTTCCTCACCAACGCGCTCGGATTTACCGGCGACCTCGACCGCGTGCGCGCTCTCTGCCGCCGCGAGGGCGTGCTCCTGCTCGAGGACAACTGCGAGAGCCTCGGCACGCGCCTCCCCTCGGGGCTCGCGGGCAACTTCGGCCTGGCCTCGACCTTCTCCTTCTACGTCGGGCACCACATGTCGACGATCGAGGGGGGGATGGCCTGCACCGACGACCCCGAGCTCGGCGAGATGCTGCGCATCGTGCGCGCCAACGGCTGGGACCGCAACCTGGCCGCCCCGGCCCAGCGGCGCTGGCGCCGCCGCCACCGCGTCCTCGACGAGTTCCAGGCCAAGTACGCGTTCTACGACCTGGGCTTCAACCTGCGGCCAACCGAGGTCACCGGCTTTCTGGGGCGGCTGCAGCTGCGCTCGCTGCGCGCCAACGTCCTGCGCCGCGAGCGCAACTACCTGCGCCTGGAGAAGACGCTGCGCGCGAACCCCGACTTCCTGCCGCTCGAGCACGGCCACGTCCGCACTCTCTCGAGCTTCTGCCTCCCCGTGCTCTGCCGCCGCCCGGCGCTGCGCCCGAAGTACCTGCGCCGGCTCGAGGCGGCCGGCGTCGAGGTCCGGCCCATCATCGCGGGGAACATCCAGAAGCAGCCCTTCTACGGGAAGTACGTGCGGCGCCGCTACCCTCTGCCCGGCGCCGACCTCATCCACGCCTGCGGCTTCTACGTCGGGAACTACCCCGAGCTGACCGAGCGCGACCTGCGCGTGCTCGAGCGCTGCCTTTCATAG
- a CDS encoding diguanylate cyclase: protein MNLFDGDLLAGGLALVPAFALWGAWPRRRWMSWAGAIVCFLLWGAGFAHVSAAAVALWVGVGAWSMLACLYAAYVVERNAAEYGRLSAMLEGRSQKRGALQAQVAGSRGKSREIETEQREVLALYGMVKGLSESLTWNDLRPKLELAVQQYLRVEEFALYVVAARAQDDMQPLLRRRISAGVGASWEALQRCLQERKLALTSAHALTKPERAIAVPIFDAKRLVGYFYARVPDALEPEALKTKAVGFVEEMAFAFRRIRLFQEVEELSQTDGLTGVYRRAMFDERLREEVVRAKTFRTTFCLMMLDIDHFKELNDSYGHPFGDQVLRRIGEILRASVYETDFVARYGGEEFAVLLPRADVVGVMRKAEALRKAVEDEVFDQAGSPVRTAVSIGIAHFPRDADSVETIVSQADQALYHAKESGRNRVIDISVVRKDA from the coding sequence ATGAACCTCTTCGACGGGGACCTCCTCGCCGGCGGGCTGGCCCTCGTGCCGGCGTTCGCGCTCTGGGGCGCGTGGCCGCGCCGGCGCTGGATGTCCTGGGCCGGCGCCATCGTCTGCTTCCTGCTCTGGGGCGCCGGCTTCGCCCACGTGAGCGCGGCGGCCGTCGCCCTGTGGGTGGGCGTGGGCGCCTGGAGCATGCTCGCCTGCCTCTACGCGGCCTACGTCGTCGAGCGCAACGCCGCGGAGTACGGACGCCTGAGCGCGATGCTCGAGGGCCGCTCGCAGAAGCGCGGCGCCCTGCAGGCGCAGGTCGCGGGCAGCCGCGGCAAGAGCCGCGAGATCGAGACCGAGCAGCGCGAGGTCCTCGCGCTCTACGGCATGGTGAAGGGGCTCTCGGAGTCCCTGACCTGGAACGACCTGCGCCCCAAGCTCGAGCTGGCGGTGCAGCAGTACCTGCGCGTCGAGGAGTTCGCGCTCTACGTCGTCGCCGCGCGCGCCCAGGACGACATGCAGCCGCTCCTGCGCCGGCGCATCAGCGCGGGCGTGGGCGCCTCCTGGGAGGCGCTGCAGCGCTGCCTCCAGGAGCGCAAGCTCGCGCTGACCTCGGCCCACGCGCTGACCAAGCCCGAGCGCGCCATCGCGGTCCCCATCTTCGACGCCAAGCGGCTCGTCGGCTACTTCTACGCCCGCGTGCCCGACGCGCTCGAGCCGGAGGCGCTCAAGACCAAGGCCGTGGGCTTCGTCGAGGAGATGGCCTTCGCCTTCCGCCGCATCCGGCTCTTCCAGGAGGTCGAGGAGCTCTCGCAGACCGACGGCCTCACCGGCGTCTACCGCCGCGCCATGTTCGACGAGCGCCTGCGCGAGGAGGTCGTCCGGGCCAAGACCTTCCGCACCACCTTCTGTCTCATGATGCTCGACATCGACCACTTCAAGGAGCTCAACGACAGCTACGGGCACCCCTTCGGCGACCAGGTCCTGCGCCGCATCGGCGAGATCCTGCGCGCGAGCGTCTATGAGACCGACTTCGTCGCGCGCTACGGCGGCGAGGAGTTCGCCGTGCTCCTGCCCCGCGCCGACGTCGTCGGCGTCATGCGCAAGGCCGAGGCGCTGCGCAAGGCGGTCGAGGACGAGGTCTTCGACCAGGCCGGCTCGCCGGTGCGCACCGCCGTCTCCATCGGCATCGCCCACTTTCCGCGCGACGCCGACAGCGTCGAGACCATCGTGAGCCAGGCCGACCAGGCGCTCTACCACGCCAAGGAATCGGGACGCAACCGCGTCATCGACATCTCCGTCGTCAGGAAGGACGCATGA
- a CDS encoding response regulator transcription factor, with protein sequence MKSAGYRILVVEDEQDWSDIVRLWLKTAGYTNVEIVCSGAAALKSVRKDPPDCIILDLQLSDQDGTLVCRRIREMPRARATPIVMMTNYPGEKVLCLRSGADYFVAKSPNGNELLATLEAVFRRRDMDAGLMRVGDLAFQPDTYELFLDGRPAAKLTPKTYELMLILVRRSPSPIGREELFHLVDNREDPAISRALDILMNRLRKSLPEILRRRIRAVRGFGYTYIPPTVPLKSVEKTDKKP encoded by the coding sequence ATGAAAAGCGCGGGGTACCGCATCCTCGTCGTCGAGGACGAGCAGGACTGGTCGGACATCGTCCGGCTCTGGCTCAAGACGGCGGGCTACACGAACGTCGAAATCGTCTGCAGCGGCGCGGCGGCGCTCAAATCGGTGCGCAAGGACCCGCCCGACTGCATCATCCTCGACCTCCAGCTCTCCGACCAGGACGGCACCCTGGTGTGCCGCCGCATCCGCGAGATGCCGCGCGCGCGCGCGACCCCCATCGTCATGATGACGAACTATCCCGGGGAGAAGGTGCTCTGCCTGCGCTCGGGCGCCGACTACTTCGTCGCCAAGTCCCCCAACGGGAACGAACTGCTCGCCACCCTCGAGGCGGTCTTCCGCCGCCGCGACATGGACGCCGGCCTCATGCGCGTGGGCGACCTCGCCTTCCAGCCCGACACCTACGAGCTCTTCCTCGACGGACGGCCGGCGGCGAAGCTCACGCCCAAGACCTACGAGCTCATGCTCATCCTCGTACGCCGCTCCCCCTCGCCCATCGGACGCGAGGAGCTCTTCCACCTCGTCGACAACCGGGAGGATCCGGCCATCTCCCGGGCGCTCGACATCCTCATGAACCGTCTGCGCAAGTCCCTGCCCGAGATTTTGAGGCGCCGGATCCGGGCGGTCCGGGGCTTCGGCTACACCTACATTCCGCCCACCGTCCCGCTGAAAAGCGTAGAAAAAACCGACAAAAAGCCGTAA
- a CDS encoding diguanylate cyclase: MLAPALRRLLPPLLGALLAPGFVCAQPRETAPVKIVVEAVPSVNPAATAGSLNLTPSVPGLSNLPAVVPQAASFSQAAPAVKAGVSAENAAARTHGAALPALPSNPAVVPAKVGSANVLIAPAKGPPGEGGAPTASSQLEEKGRSALELQQTLGVEGDAAGEDAGAAASAAFDSMRVRSSELSSPAGGKEGGADAVSAAPKGKRVTALKPAAGTGLGTMLEAGAREGRVDRVTLEALKKAAFTDALTGVPNRVFLDEQKDRLARENRTLITFKLDWLKEINDAEGHAAGDFYLGETARIAARVLGDDGLIVRRSPTGFAVFTRLRGREAELLADALRIAVAYHLAGRRTAVADLKTKAPIQSTINLGMAPIPSGTGAFHRALEASELSREAAKTAGGDLVADASGKVLPRSTVYALRVGLRAAGLSGLLSRFESELSHNPLDRIPRRDGSGPSAAELLARIKDEVLRAKIEAFLYKNALSGLSNRRWLDENVDRLVSKGLIVEYAALDLDKFGDVNRSLGEEKADRVLVRFGELLAEAVAGHDAYALHLSGEEFAILVGPKETDLRGLLDGARVRVQNELGRRVLERDGVRAADGQVLRITVSAGTARIHAGKTGALPAVLEAGERAETSLQKAKTSGRNRVVLESD, translated from the coding sequence ATGCTCGCCCCTGCGCTCCGTCGTCTCCTTCCGCCGCTGCTCGGCGCGCTCCTTGCGCCGGGGTTCGTCTGCGCTCAGCCGCGCGAGACGGCACCGGTCAAGATCGTCGTCGAGGCCGTTCCCAGCGTCAACCCCGCGGCGACCGCGGGCTCCCTCAACCTCACTCCTTCGGTCCCCGGGCTCTCGAACCTTCCGGCGGTCGTGCCGCAGGCGGCTTCGTTCTCCCAGGCCGCGCCTGCCGTGAAGGCCGGCGTGTCCGCGGAGAACGCAGCTGCGCGCACGCATGGGGCGGCGCTGCCCGCGCTCCCCTCCAACCCCGCTGTCGTGCCGGCGAAGGTCGGATCCGCAAACGTCCTCATCGCTCCTGCGAAGGGGCCGCCGGGGGAAGGGGGCGCCCCGACGGCGTCCTCCCAGCTGGAGGAGAAGGGCCGCTCCGCGCTGGAGCTCCAGCAGACCCTCGGCGTCGAGGGCGACGCCGCCGGCGAGGATGCCGGGGCCGCCGCTTCCGCGGCCTTTGATTCCATGAGGGTTCGTTCTTCCGAACTGTCCTCCCCGGCGGGGGGGAAAGAGGGGGGGGCTGACGCCGTCTCCGCCGCTCCGAAGGGCAAGCGCGTCACCGCGCTCAAGCCCGCCGCAGGGACCGGGCTCGGGACGATGCTCGAGGCCGGCGCGCGCGAGGGCCGCGTCGACCGGGTGACCCTGGAGGCCCTCAAGAAGGCGGCCTTCACCGATGCGCTCACCGGCGTCCCCAACCGCGTCTTCCTCGACGAGCAGAAGGACCGGCTCGCCCGCGAGAACCGCACCCTCATCACCTTCAAGCTCGACTGGCTCAAGGAGATCAACGACGCCGAAGGCCACGCGGCCGGCGATTTCTACCTCGGCGAGACCGCGCGCATCGCCGCGCGCGTGCTCGGAGACGACGGCCTCATCGTGCGCCGCAGCCCCACGGGCTTCGCCGTCTTCACCCGCCTGCGGGGCCGCGAGGCCGAGCTTCTGGCCGACGCTCTGCGCATCGCCGTGGCCTATCACCTCGCCGGCCGCCGCACGGCGGTCGCCGACCTCAAGACCAAGGCGCCGATCCAGTCGACGATCAACCTCGGCATGGCGCCCATCCCCTCGGGGACCGGCGCCTTCCACCGGGCGCTCGAGGCTTCCGAGCTCTCGCGCGAGGCGGCCAAGACCGCGGGCGGCGACCTCGTCGCCGACGCTTCGGGCAAGGTCCTGCCGCGCTCGACGGTCTACGCCCTCCGCGTCGGCCTGCGTGCGGCCGGCTTGAGCGGCCTCCTGAGCCGCTTCGAGTCCGAGCTCTCGCACAACCCGCTCGACCGCATCCCGCGACGCGACGGCTCGGGGCCCTCCGCCGCCGAGCTCCTCGCCAGGATCAAGGACGAGGTCCTGCGCGCGAAGATCGAGGCCTTCCTGTACAAGAACGCCCTGAGCGGCCTTTCCAACCGGCGCTGGCTCGACGAGAACGTCGACCGCCTCGTGAGCAAAGGGCTCATCGTCGAGTACGCCGCGCTCGACTTGGACAAGTTCGGCGACGTCAACCGCTCTCTCGGAGAGGAGAAGGCCGACCGCGTGCTCGTCCGCTTCGGAGAGCTCCTCGCGGAGGCCGTCGCCGGGCACGACGCCTACGCGCTGCACCTGAGCGGCGAGGAGTTCGCCATCCTCGTCGGGCCCAAGGAGACGGACCTCCGGGGCCTGCTCGACGGCGCCCGCGTCCGCGTCCAGAACGAGCTCGGCCGCCGCGTCCTCGAGCGCGACGGCGTGCGCGCCGCCGACGGCCAGGTCCTGCGCATCACCGTCTCCGCCGGCACCGCCCGCATCCACGCCGGCAAGACCGGCGCGCTCCCCGCCGTCCTCGAAGCCGGCGAGCGCGCCGAAACCTCCCTCCAGAAAGCCAAGACCTCCGGCCGCAACCGCGTCGTCCTCGAATCCGACTAA
- a CDS encoding FlgO family outer membrane protein has protein sequence MAPRIRASLLLLTSALLAAGALEARAMSSSYRKASKILAESAVRSKVKTVAVLTFSATRRGDEPGAMAVSERLISQLVQDGKVQVVERTLLRRVLDEQGLGGSGLLDPNQAGEIGRILGVEAIVTGTLMPTGEEEFEANARIIDARTARIIGAAVITMTRDWPRTDAPADWKGWDVPKPPLIDGELGVWWQKNAYIVPVTGCKDWEGAVDGLQSDGIDLKARYWAARMLEPGFSRASIQRNPGSEIRNMQLRYRFYERLKEYHESGVEPLGAVESEHLARLETSSRELVERCAGE, from the coding sequence ATGGCGCCCAGGATCCGAGCCTCCCTCCTCCTTCTTACAAGCGCCCTCCTCGCGGCGGGGGCCCTCGAGGCCCGGGCCATGTCGAGCTCCTACCGCAAGGCCTCGAAGATCCTGGCCGAGTCGGCGGTCCGCTCCAAGGTCAAGACGGTGGCGGTGCTCACCTTCTCGGCGACCCGGCGCGGCGACGAGCCGGGCGCGATGGCGGTCTCGGAGCGCCTCATCTCCCAGCTCGTACAGGACGGCAAGGTGCAGGTCGTCGAGCGCACGCTCCTGCGCCGGGTGCTCGACGAGCAGGGCCTCGGCGGCTCCGGCCTCCTCGACCCGAACCAGGCCGGCGAGATCGGCCGCATCCTCGGCGTGGAGGCCATCGTGACCGGGACGCTCATGCCCACCGGCGAGGAGGAGTTCGAGGCCAACGCGCGCATCATCGACGCCCGCACCGCCCGCATCATCGGGGCCGCGGTCATCACCATGACGCGGGACTGGCCGCGCACCGACGCCCCGGCCGACTGGAAGGGCTGGGACGTGCCCAAGCCCCCGCTCATCGACGGCGAGCTCGGAGTCTGGTGGCAGAAGAACGCCTACATCGTCCCGGTCACGGGCTGCAAGGACTGGGAGGGGGCGGTCGACGGCCTCCAGAGCGACGGCATCGACCTCAAGGCGCGCTACTGGGCGGCCCGCATGCTGGAGCCGGGCTTCTCGCGCGCCTCCATCCAGCGCAACCCCGGCTCCGAGATCCGGAACATGCAGCTGCGCTACCGCTTCTACGAGCGGCTCAAGGAGTACCACGAGAGCGGCGTGGAGCCGCTCGGCGCCGTGGAGTCCGAGCACCTCGCGCGGCTGGAGACGAGCTCGCGCGAGCTCGTCGAGCGCTGCGCCGGGGAGTGA
- a CDS encoding nucleotidyltransferase has translation MFDFTSRAGQTDELLAGICEELQLSPTQHTLAEQRYRAIGKWLADSTFFRLANPQIYPQGSLSLGTTVKPLGCEEYDLDLVLEFALKREQFQNPVDLLNAVESRLRENDTYRPMVSRKNRCIRVTYANDFYLDILPAIPDPSLGGTCLLVPDREARTWKASNPRGYSAWFASRTALRKFAEMRNNIEPLPDHEAADEKEALKLVVQLIKRNRDIVFKSETAGPAPISIVLTTLAAHFYSGHNSISESLTSIFADIVSQLPISGRLRVMNPQNPKEDFSEKWDQDAVGYPAFVAWLKSFQRQWSELHNKTGVHEVGVVLNQLFGETVAQNALKKQAVRIQNSRSKGALRVGGLGTLSSVASAAPRSISPNTFYGD, from the coding sequence ATGTTTGATTTTACGAGTCGTGCCGGCCAGACTGACGAGCTTTTGGCGGGTATTTGCGAAGAGCTCCAACTTTCGCCAACGCAGCACACCTTGGCCGAACAGCGCTATAGGGCTATCGGCAAGTGGCTCGCGGACTCGACCTTCTTCCGCCTCGCCAACCCACAGATTTACCCACAGGGCTCGCTCAGCCTCGGCACGACGGTCAAGCCGCTGGGGTGCGAGGAGTATGACCTCGACCTCGTTTTGGAGTTTGCGCTCAAGCGCGAACAGTTCCAGAACCCCGTTGACCTTCTAAACGCGGTCGAGTCCCGCCTGCGGGAGAACGATACATACCGACCGATGGTGAGCAGGAAAAACCGCTGCATTCGCGTCACTTACGCCAATGACTTTTATTTGGACATCCTGCCCGCCATCCCGGATCCATCCTTGGGCGGTACGTGCCTGCTAGTGCCCGACCGCGAAGCCCGAACCTGGAAGGCCAGCAATCCCCGCGGGTACTCCGCTTGGTTCGCCAGTCGGACCGCTCTTCGCAAGTTCGCCGAGATGCGGAACAACATTGAGCCGCTGCCAGACCACGAGGCCGCCGATGAGAAGGAGGCCCTCAAGTTGGTCGTCCAACTCATCAAGCGTAACCGCGACATCGTCTTCAAGTCCGAGACAGCTGGGCCCGCGCCCATTTCCATCGTCCTGACGACCTTGGCGGCGCACTTTTACTCGGGCCACAACTCCATAAGTGAATCACTCACCTCGATCTTCGCAGACATCGTCTCGCAGTTGCCGATCTCCGGCCGGCTTCGGGTCATGAACCCGCAGAACCCGAAGGAGGATTTCAGCGAGAAGTGGGATCAGGACGCGGTCGGGTATCCTGCCTTTGTCGCCTGGCTCAAGTCGTTCCAGCGCCAGTGGTCTGAACTTCACAACAAGACGGGCGTACACGAAGTCGGCGTCGTCCTTAACCAGCTTTTCGGCGAGACTGTCGCGCAGAACGCCCTCAAGAAGCAGGCGGTGCGCATCCAGAATTCTCGGAGCAAAGGCGCATTGCGCGTCGGCGGTCTGGGGACGCTCTCGTCCGTGGCGTCGGCGGCACCTAGGAGCATCAGCCCCAACACCTTCTATGGGGATTAG
- a CDS encoding sensor domain-containing diguanylate cyclase, translating to MLSHRNLTLLGSNLLFFGVAAGLFLLPGWEVVLYPLFGLVFIWNDFRREEEVHVIFLFLSTVAAALCMARRTDPAYFMALGAEAGAMWLLSFGLSFHRSRMDSERNRILGELGELETSNRDFEREKTFYETYQGSAVSQIQLRRDLTQAAKALGSTMDEAELAQRLKTILETRYKESRVKLLTGVPSDPLVNWAVRSNAPVLVRDVERDERFAELQAAHSFRSALLVPINVQHKPYGFVRVEADAPRAFSTDDLRTVDLFSTVAALTLENIRLYQEVSEMALRDGLTGLYTQRTFRFRLKDELLRAGRSQSPLVLIMADIDHFKGYNDTYGHPAGDELLRVFARILTANVRPVDCVARYGGEEFALILPSTPHAAGVENAGRIRAAIAEEDFTFQGRRSRVTASFGVASFPQDGTSLSQLIRAADERLYRSKNGGRNQVSG from the coding sequence ATGCTGAGCCACCGCAACCTCACTCTGCTCGGTTCCAACCTCCTCTTCTTCGGCGTCGCCGCCGGGCTCTTCCTGCTCCCCGGCTGGGAGGTCGTGCTCTACCCGCTCTTCGGCCTCGTCTTCATCTGGAACGACTTCCGCCGCGAGGAGGAGGTCCACGTCATCTTCCTCTTCCTCTCCACGGTCGCGGCGGCCCTCTGCATGGCCCGCCGGACCGACCCCGCCTATTTCATGGCGCTCGGCGCCGAGGCGGGGGCGATGTGGCTGCTCTCCTTCGGGCTGAGCTTCCACCGCTCCCGCATGGACTCCGAGCGCAACCGCATCCTCGGCGAGCTCGGAGAGCTCGAGACCTCCAACCGCGACTTCGAGCGCGAGAAGACCTTCTACGAGACCTACCAGGGCTCCGCGGTGAGCCAGATCCAGCTGCGCCGGGACCTGACCCAGGCGGCCAAGGCGCTGGGCTCGACGATGGACGAGGCCGAGCTCGCGCAGCGCCTGAAGACCATCCTGGAGACGCGCTACAAGGAGTCGCGCGTGAAGCTCCTCACCGGCGTCCCCTCGGACCCGCTGGTGAACTGGGCGGTGCGCAGCAACGCGCCGGTCCTCGTGCGCGACGTCGAGCGCGACGAGCGCTTCGCCGAGCTCCAGGCCGCGCACTCCTTCCGCTCCGCCCTGCTCGTCCCCATCAACGTCCAGCACAAGCCCTACGGCTTCGTGCGCGTGGAGGCCGACGCGCCGCGCGCCTTCAGCACCGACGACCTGCGCACGGTGGACCTCTTCTCCACGGTCGCCGCGCTGACCCTCGAGAACATCCGCCTCTATCAGGAGGTCAGCGAGATGGCGCTGCGCGACGGCCTCACCGGCCTCTACACGCAGCGCACCTTCCGCTTCCGCCTCAAGGACGAGCTCCTGCGCGCGGGACGCAGCCAGTCCCCGCTCGTCCTCATCATGGCCGACATCGACCACTTCAAGGGCTACAACGACACCTACGGGCACCCGGCCGGCGACGAGCTCCTGCGGGTCTTCGCGCGCATCCTCACGGCCAACGTCCGTCCCGTGGACTGCGTCGCGCGCTACGGCGGCGAGGAGTTCGCGCTCATCCTGCCCAGCACGCCGCATGCCGCCGGCGTCGAGAACGCCGGCCGCATCCGCGCAGCGATCGCCGAGGAGGACTTCACCTTCCAGGGTCGGCGCTCGCGCGTGACGGCGAGCTTCGGCGTCGCCTCCTTCCCGCAGGACGGGACCTCGCTGAGCCAGCTCATCCGCGCTGCCGACGAGCGCCTCTACCGCTCGAAGAACGGCGGGCGCAACCAGGTGAGCGGATGA
- a CDS encoding CBASS cGAMP-activated phospholipase, producing the protein MSFKILSIDGGGIKGVFPAAFLAAVEARINARVVDYFDFITGTSAGGIVALGLGLGKSAVELRDFYVRLGPKVFRGGWVSRLRHLSFSKYNPKALQTALVEVFGACRLGESKTRLMIPALNRDTGDVYIYKTSHHPRLSFDYLRPAVEVAMATAAAPSYFPAHVSAGSVPLIDGGMWANNPAVFAVIEAMGMCGQLATDIEVLSLGCTETALDVTPGLFSGIGYWALKARDVFMAGQSSSSLGAAKILLGDARKIVRISPVAPAGRYSIDGDCGISSLIGLGEAFARKEFPAIEDRFFKIRAQGFVPHHKLA; encoded by the coding sequence ATGAGTTTCAAAATCCTTTCCATTGACGGTGGCGGAATTAAGGGTGTTTTCCCTGCAGCGTTCCTCGCCGCTGTTGAAGCTCGTATAAACGCACGAGTGGTGGACTACTTCGATTTCATTACAGGCACTTCGGCTGGCGGGATTGTCGCTCTCGGTCTCGGCCTTGGAAAGAGTGCCGTAGAACTCCGTGACTTCTATGTACGTCTTGGCCCCAAAGTCTTCCGGGGTGGGTGGGTCTCCAGACTGCGGCATCTCAGTTTTTCAAAGTATAACCCTAAGGCGCTACAGACCGCCTTGGTTGAGGTCTTTGGAGCTTGTCGTCTCGGGGAATCAAAGACCCGGCTTATGATTCCCGCCCTGAATCGCGATACTGGAGACGTTTATATCTACAAGACTTCCCATCACCCTCGGCTCAGCTTCGATTATTTGCGACCGGCCGTCGAAGTTGCTATGGCTACCGCAGCGGCTCCGAGCTATTTCCCGGCGCATGTATCTGCGGGGAGCGTTCCGCTCATCGACGGCGGAATGTGGGCAAACAACCCTGCGGTGTTCGCAGTTATCGAAGCGATGGGGATGTGTGGTCAGCTGGCTACGGACATTGAGGTCCTGAGTCTTGGGTGTACCGAAACCGCACTGGATGTCACGCCGGGACTTTTCTCTGGGATTGGGTATTGGGCCCTCAAAGCAAGAGATGTCTTCATGGCTGGGCAGTCCTCCTCATCGCTTGGGGCGGCGAAAATCCTTCTAGGTGATGCCCGAAAAATTGTCCGCATCAGCCCCGTGGCCCCCGCCGGTCGTTATTCCATCGATGGGGATTGCGGCATATCCTCTCTCATAGGGCTCGGTGAGGCGTTCGCGCGAAAGGAGTTCCCAGCGATTGAGGATCGTTTTTTCAAGATACGTGCCCAGGGTTTTGTGCCACACCACAAGCTGGCATAA